A window of Chloroflexota bacterium contains these coding sequences:
- a CDS encoding MBL fold metallo-hydrolase has translation MLKCIIWDVQHGSSSYIKTPNGKHFVVDLGIGSYKGRDVSFSPLLHLRHKWGVKQLDYVMITHPHTDHIADIFNFDLLSPSVLSRPKHLSASDIWSANQNANAEARRMIQKYLDINDRYSNPLTPGSSPLESGNNGGVEIQTFTSSDCARSNLNNHSMVMVISYAESKIIIPGDNEPASWKELIGISSFRSAISNTDILIAPHHGRDSGFCVDLFEYFKPRLTVISDGRFSDTSATDRYAAVTKGWTVHRRGGGDAQRKCVTTRNDGVIEVDLGKNTDGKPFISVTVD, from the coding sequence ATGCTTAAGTGTATTATTTGGGACGTACAACATGGAAGCTCCTCCTACATCAAAACACCCAATGGAAAACACTTCGTAGTGGACTTGGGAATAGGTTCCTATAAAGGTCGAGATGTATCATTTAGCCCCCTTTTACACTTGAGACATAAATGGGGCGTGAAGCAACTAGATTATGTGATGATAACGCATCCACACACGGATCATATTGCTGATATTTTTAATTTCGACCTTCTGTCACCAAGCGTATTAAGTCGCCCGAAACACTTGAGCGCTTCAGATATTTGGTCTGCGAACCAAAATGCTAATGCCGAGGCCAGAAGGATGATACAAAAATACCTTGATATAAATGACAGGTACTCAAATCCGTTGACACCAGGTTCAAGTCCTTTAGAATCAGGAAATAACGGTGGCGTGGAAATACAGACCTTCACTTCCAGCGACTGTGCTAGAAGCAATCTGAATAACCACAGCATGGTGATGGTAATATCCTATGCTGAGTCAAAAATCATCATTCCTGGCGATAATGAACCAGCATCTTGGAAGGAATTGATAGGTATTTCATCCTTTAGGTCAGCGATTTCCAATACCGATATTTTAATAGCGCCCCATCACGGAAGAGACTCCGGCTTCTGTGTCGACTTGTTCGAATATTTCAAGCCCAGGCTTACAGTGATTTCGGATGGACGTTTCTCAGATACAAGTGCAACTGACCGTTACGCCGCAGTGACTAAAGGATGGACCGTACACCGAAGAGGTGGGGGAGACGCTCAGAGAAAATGTGTCACAACACGGAATGACGGCGTGATAGAGGTTGATTTAGGTAAAAACACTGATGGAAAACCATTTATCAGCGTCACAGTAGACTAG